CAGAGGTGGTGGGAAATCGTTAAACCGTTGTTTGAGTACTCTACCAaactttttgacatttcttaatgAAAACACCATTCATAAGATCGTCGGGGCAAAGATCAATTTAAAGTGGATTAATATAAAATCAGGGTTTAACCGTTTAATTGTACCACGGGAAATTCCCTTTCAAAATAGACTTACAGAggtttttgattttaatatttgctGTTAAACCCCAACCATTTATGTCTTTTGAAGTGCAACCAGACTTAAAACATTTCAGCAATTTCAGGTATCATTGCAAACAACGTGAATGAAAAACAGTCTGTTTTCAGTTTAAACCTTGAATCTAAGGATTCAATATGTGAACTCTCAAAAGAAGAACATTATGACGTGTGCGTCTCCCTGAATGCTTGAGCGGTTTACACAaatcatgattttttaaattgtgttcgTTCAAAACAAATTACGGGCATACAGCCATGTCCTATTTGTTTGTCGTGATCATGTCGAGGGTGAGTGCGAAAAAGTTTCTTTTTAGTAATACTAAGAAATAAACAGATATATCAATTCTGCTCCCATCCcctcatattatttttttgaacgGCGTGTATTTATGCTTAATATCACAGTTATGATCTGTTTCTTTGCTACTGTTGCTACTGCCTTGCATACGGCCTCATTTTCAAGATTAACATAAGTTTTGTGAAATTAAAACGGCCAGTGtcttgaaaaagaaacaaataattctTGTTGCAACTTCAGCTTCTCCTCTAGTAAAAATATGTGCCGTGTTTCAACGTGAGTTTCTCTTCATGTTAAAAATGGTTCCGTGTTTCAAATTCAGTTATCGCTCTAGTAAGtaaattatgcatattttaaactCAGTTTATCCtaaatttaacaatgaatgcgtgttttaaattaagtttCTACTCTAGGAAGCAAAGAATGGGTGTTTCAACTTTTGTTGAATGCATGTTCAACTTCTGCTTCCTCTCTAGTAAAGAAAGAGTTCATATTCATTCTCAGATTATTTTCTagtaaacgaaaaaaaaaaacgtagtGCAACTTCAGTTTCACTTTTAGTAAACAAAGAATTCTAATTTGAACCTCAGTTTCTTTCCCTTCTAGTAGAAAAAGaatgcatatttcatatttaatttcttcTCCAGTAAGCAAAGAATGCGAGTCCAAACTAGCGTATCTCATTTAGTAAATAAAGAGTTCTTGTTTTAACGTCAGTTTCTTCCTTTAgttagtaaataaataatgcatatttcaACTTACTTCAGCCTTTATAAAACCAAAAAAGCGTGTTAAAATATCGCTTCCTTCTCtagtaaacaaaaaatgtgtgTTTCAGCTTCAAATTCTCTTCTATATAAATAATGCTTATTAGACCTCTGTTCCCTTCTAGTAGACAATGAATGCGTCTTCCAACTTAACTTGCTCCTCAAGTAATCAAATAATGCGTGTTTAAACGTCAATTTCTTCCTTATTAATCCAATAATGCATATTTCAACATCACTTTTGCCTCAATGAAACATATATTGCGTGTTAAATGGCActttctcatttaaaaaaagaatgcgTGTTTCAACTTCCATTTCTCCCGTATACAACGTGTTTCAAGTTAAGGTTGCATCTATGAGCGTTTGGTACATTAAgtttatcaaattttgataaacacgtttctaaaatgtgcaaaacAGCAGCTAAACAAATGAATACCCTTAgcaaatttcaaacaaacaatagtAAGCTATTGCCTTAAAAACTTTCATCAGATCCAATTTCAGCAACTGTCCTgttgtttggcatttttgtatcaagaccaacacagaaaaagtagaaaaggttcaatacagagctttaaattttgattttaatgatttcacCTCATAGTTttcaattgccaacattacatcAGAGGAGGGTAAAATGCATCGCTATTGAAAGTTACAAATGTCTGTACGGTATCTAACCAGAATATGATCAAAACTTTTATGACTGGATCTTAAACTCAGAaaactattttcttattttttccgGATGCCAAATAAACTGCATGGAAATGTCCATTAATTTCAAACGACAAAACGAGCATGGAGGCTAACCAAGCTGCCACACACCTCGACCGTTGAGGAGACTCAAGCAACCACACCCGCTCGCCGGCTACGCCCGTGACACCCAAGATGTAACTGCAGAACACTTAACAATTCTCAGAGGAGGCACTGGAGTCAGTAATGATAGGCCAGGGTGCGCGGTTGGTAGCTGAAACCAGATAGTCGCAATAAAAAATCTTTGACCGATgcattttttagtttaaaatacatgcCCATTTTTCTTGCAGCCTGCCTAGTCCACCATGTTGTCTGGTGttatttaaatcagttttatgtgtagagaaacaaaatgtttaacatttgatgaaaaggaaagatttaaaacatacacttttggtcttgaaattttgtaaaacaacaataaagtaTCAACTACCATACCTTATATAATCTCGTTTACCAGGGAACATATTAATCAGTAAGCGATATCCttgcaaataatattaaaattgtatggGGTCACCGGCCTTCGGAATCTACCAGAGTCAATTGTTAGAATAACACAAAGCTGATTGGTACATCAGATCCCTCTGCTAATTGGAAAGATAGATTATGCGTTATGGGACGTTCGCATTTAACGTTAATTACTTTCGCAAGGTTGCATAGATCAAGAGCAATGACTTTCACTTTAGACAACGAGATAATTTGGTCTGcacttaaaaaaaactttaatttataaatcGTTGCATTTTGCTTGTAAGTTTGGTACCGAAACCTGGTGGCGGCTACTGTCTTATAATCCAGCTATCGACGGAACGGTAAGAACCTCGACGATAAAACTATAGCGAGCCAGCAGGCTGATGTAATTAGTCTCGCGATATAAACCATCAAAAGTATAAACAATGTCAATAACTTGGTTATAACATTTTTGAGGAAATATACATCGATTTCAATTTACCTTCCGGTGCAAGCTGGGTGCTTTAACCtaatgttattttgttgttgttctctACTGAATTGTCCAGGTTTGGAGcaatattatcacatttgattaaatatgttaacagattattttttaaatcgtCATAGCATTCCGTCGTCAGGAAGctaaacaattgcatttttatatgcACTTTTGGGACAACTCTCGGGTAAACTTCTTGTGAAATAAATGTAGAATCTACTAGGATTTTATAGTAAGGGCACTTCAATCCTTTTCAATCCCCTCATACTGGAGAATGGCAGAAATTACTCTTGCATTCGTGTATTATTTTACAAGTATGGTAAAGTGATACGTAGTGTTTGGTCATAAAACACTGCCTCTTAACAGAACAGAAGACCTATTGTCTATTTTGTTCATGCCGATCGAACAAGACCTTTATCCTTGGCATTACCACCATTTTACACATTCGCTTCTCAAGCTTGAATATATATGGTCAAGTGATCATTCATAATGCAAATCGATAATTGCATACTTACTTCCAATATACATAATCATTTGATGCATATTATATATGAGTATATAATAAGTGAGACAACTCACTTTCTCTTTCCATAATGGCTGGTGttgatgttaatgttaatagaGAACGTGAAACAAATTGTAAATGCTTAGTATAATTTATTGCaacatagaaaaacatagaaaacacaGGACTGGATTAAATGGAATTGGAATTGGAATTCAATGGAATTGAGGGGTATGTCTTTAGTATTCTggaaaaagagaaaattaatattatgaacacatacatacataaaataatttggATTCTATGTAAGGTGATTACATCTTGAACCATCTTATCAATTCGagcatttaatttaaagtaaaacacatTATCCAACTGTACAAGTATAGTAGATAATAGTTGCCGTACagttaattaaattaaagatGGCATGATCAAGTTCATTACTTTCAAATAGACATTTGAAATAGGCATTAATCTCTACTTTTGGAACGTACTTTTTGCATGGTATCCGCCATAGTCGCCACCGATACCACCATGGCCACCGCCGTAGCCTCCAATGCCACCTCTGTAGCCTCCGCCGTAGCCGCCGTCGTCACCTCCTCCGTACCCTCTGtcatattcattatattttccGCCATCGTAGCCGTCATAGCCACCTCCATATTTGTGTTCATAGCCACCTTTATAGCCACCTGCATAATCATCGTCATCACCACCTTTATAGCCTCCTACGTATCCACCTTTATAGCCACCTCCATAGCCATGGTCATCGTCACCTTTATAGCCACCTGCATAATCATCGTCATCACCACCTTTATAGCCTCCTACATATCCACCTTTATAGCCACCTCCATAGCCATGGTCATCGCCACCTTTATAGCCACCTGCATAATCATCGTCATCACCACCTTTATAGCAACCTACATAGCCACATTTATAGCCACCTCCATAGCCATCGTCATAGTCACCTTTATCGCCATCGTCATAGTCACCTCTATATCCCTTTTTTGGATAGGCTTGGCATGCCACGATGGCACAAAACAGAGCGAGAATTGCAAGAACCTTCATGTTACTGAAAATATAGAATCAatgattataattttgatattttttacactTCGGAaataaagggactgtacaccatatGCTCAAAAATCGGCAAGTACAGTATTTCCTTGAAACAAGCTGcttagaattgtcaatacgagctattAGGAGGCTgatacagttttattttacatgcttaaaataacaacaattatgttgctgtctcatctcaGTGcccccgtttaaaaatagcgaataatggtttcccagtgtAAATCATATCTGTGTATGAGTACAGATAACTATACcgattatatttttaaacttactgggatttacgtgtaGACAcgcccagtaaatttcgaatcgGAAAACtgcgaaaaaactgcgaaagatgcacgTGGTGTAAGCGATAAgatacatcagttagtaagatgtctggtgtctagtccctttaaggtttAAGTAGAGCTGAAGATAAGCAACGTATTTGCGTAATAACGCAGTCAAAATGGCAGACACGCAAGGTCAAACAAATACTAAACAAGATGTACAAGGCtacaacaagaaataaaaataaacacatccATCATTGGTAATGGCTTTGGTTACCGACTTGGCACGATCAGTGAAAATGAAGTATATATTGTAAGTGTTAGGTATTATAAGTCTAATGTTGATGCAAAGCAGCAAACACGCGGTAAAATAGGTTGAAGTCATTCGTGGGGTAAAATTGAGACAATCTTTAAGTTTTAGTGGtatacattatattgtgtaaaatcCATTTTAACTGGGAAAGctactgtttatatctaccgcttcatCTGATTAAAAATAACTGAATGCTAATTAACTGAGTGAATTTATTGCAAAACTTGAGAACTACTGCCTTTTCATTgaacaaaacattatgtttactaTCACTGTGGAATAAGATTAGACGCTACTGATTCTACACAAACTGGCGTTTATCATTGGCTTAATACCTAAAATAGATATGTTCACTgaattaaaagtttaaagacATTGAATTGTTATTACATTACACCTTGAACAACCtaagtttttgttgttgtaaataCCAAGCTCATTGGGTATAACGACATCTTACCAAGACATAAGGCTTAGCAAGAGTCAAATGGGACacgatataaatgatttcaagtCACATAGATATCCATACTTATcatatgttaaaatgtgtttaaatattatagttGTGTAATGATGTGATGTTTAGttctgggctggtattcaatattgtttaaaattgtatctaagaacgatgtagcttatcggattacttgttattaataattgaataataaagtgaaagaaGTCAATTATGTATGTACATAATGTTAACtcaagttgaatattgaataccagccctgttctgattttgtttcttaaatttaattcaatcgcaaaataacaattatatttaataaataagctATCGACTACTTACATGGTACAGCGATGGAAACCAGCGATCAGTGTAGCTTGGTAGGGTTGTGGAGTTTTTATACAAGACCTAACAATGTCCGGCAGTCTGACCAAATTGATATGAAACCTAATTTGCTGGGAAAAATGacgtaatgttttatttatttgtttattatgattTGTGTAAGGAGATGAAAGGTCATAAATCATATGAGGGTTAGCAGCGCTCTGATTTGACGAATGGTTAATATAGTAACGTAAACTAGGGCAAGAGTATCGTTGTTTTGAAGCATTTCTATGTATTTCCTCCTACACCGACaggatgtttttattattataaatgatgacAATATGATGTCTTAAATTTAAAGTATGTCATCAACAATGTCACACACgtataatgttttgattttaaaacaattagcGTTACATTAGAATACATGAACTGACAATACCGAAAGTAAAATGCGcacaaatttgtttaattgatataCATGCTATTGAGTTAACATAAACGGTATTGAATAGATATACATGATTTGCATTTGCGGTAGTGCATagatatacaatgtataatacTGAAAAGCctttatataattcaatgcTTTACAGTTACGAAATatgtacttttaatatttatatctaaGGCTATAGAATATCGTCCCTCAGAAAAATTAGTACAACAGAAGGAACTACGGGACATAACAGTTCTTACAAAGTTTAATCGCCATTGACCGGTTTAGCGAAGCACGATCGTTTTCACCGGTTTGTGAGCACATCTTTTAggcgcacactataggttgatgctttttaaaatttcaatgtatTATCGTGTTAGACACATTTGAATTGATTGAATTTGGTACAGATAAGAATATAGCGATCTTTTGGCTCTTTTTAACTGCGGAAGTTGTGATTACGTagctaataattatttttcttttataaaggcttatatttttatctgtatttttgcatcaacctgaACACCAATTAGACCAATAAAATGTCAGTTTTTTCATGCATTTCTCCATCGACTTACTAGTATATCTTCTCAAATTCTCAAAACTCCTGTCCTACAGGCACAAGCGGTTTAAACATTGACAAACTGTCACTGCTAGGCCATAGCGGCATGTGTAGGTAGATATGAAGCAACAACAAGAGTTGTTAAAGCAGCAAAAGGATCACCTACAGTACAAGTGGTTTAATCATTCACAAACTATCACTGCCAGGCCATTCCGCCGTTTTTGGGTAGATATAAAGCAATTACGAGAGCTGTTAAAGCAGTACAGTGATCTCCTACAGGCACAGGCGGTTTAAACATTTACACTATCACTGCCAGGCCATTCCGCTATGTGTTGGTAAGGTATAAAGCAATAACAATAGTTGTTAAAGCAAGCAGCAAAGTGATCACCTACTTAAAAAGGTGGTTTAAACATTCACAAACTATCGCTGCCATACCATGCCGTCATCTGTGAGTAAGCTATAACGCAACAACAACAGTCGTTAAAGCAGAAAAGTGATCACCTGCAGGCACAGGTGgcttaaacattcacaaactATCACTGCCAGGCCATGCCATGCCATCATTTATGGGTAAGATATCAAGCAACAACAAGCGTTGTTTAAGCAGAAAAGAAATGATGAAGATGTTGGCCTTATAGGAAATAATATCGACACCAACACGGATACGGCCGACGACGAAACCGACAGGGACAACGTCAATACCCAACACTTACGACGCCGACACCGACATGGAAAAAGCCGACACCGACACAGACGACGATGACACCGACACGGCCGTCATTGACACCGACACGGCCGACTTCGACAGAGACACGGCACCTACACGAAGGCCGCCGACACCGACACTGATGCCGTCGGCACCGACACCGACACGGATTCCGTCGTCACCGAGACTGCCGACGATGACATCGACACGAATAACGATCACACCTACACGGACGACGCCGACAACAACACGGCCGACGATAACACTAACAAGGACGACGATGACACCTtggctatgacaatatctcGAAAATTTCGACACCGACACATACGACGATGACACCGACACGGCCGACTTTGACACCGACATGACCGACACCTACACGCCCGACAATGACATAGACATGGCCGACACCCATATGAAGGCCGCCGACACGGCCGACAATAACATAGACAAGGCCGCCTTTGACACCGACACATTGGCTTAAGCTTAAATATGTTTCGTAGAAAAACAGGCGAGTTTGAAACTAAATATCTTCGCCTTTTTTTACACAGATGACAAATTCGTATACGAAACATTTAAGGCATGCACGTTTATTTTGATTAAGGCTTCATGAAAGACTTATGTAAGACTTAGCCCAAAGCAGGGACTTATGtttcagatcttttttatctaaatgtatTAACAGAATCACTAGAATGACGTTTTAAGAGCAATTTGTATATCGAAGTTAGCTTAAGTTTTCctagtaaattgaaaaaaaatacagtaaagTCACCATTATGTGAcgcaattttatttaatgtcaagGACATGACGTCGTATGCATTCCATATGTTGACACACACCGCAAATAAATATCGCTCatgatttaatacatttaacatccttgttattgtataatgcgCACGTAGTAATAACAAAACTTAAttggtattttaataaaaagaacacatttataacaatgaaaagAGCATAGGCAAAAACTATTAATACACTTTAAATAAAGCGTTCGATGGCTCACGAGCGGCATCGAATACGCACGATTTTAGTAGCAGATTGAACCGACATAGCCGATAATTAATTGGTTTAAAAGTGACATTCGAAACATATAATTTTCTACATTTGAGTAAACCAATTGGAAGAAAATTATcttcccttgtttataatggAATAACCGCCAGTTGGCGTTTTATACGCACGAGTGTTTCATACGCACGAGTATTTCGTGTGCATATGAAAATTAAGGcattcagctttggggaacCGATACGTTCACATcgattaaattgattttaaatttttataagaaaatgtttattgcgAAAGTTTTCGGTTGTtttgcaatttcatcatatgaatgatctATTGATTTTCACTTGTCTGCAAAGAACATAGCGATGTAATATTCACTTTTACAACTTGATTTAGTAAATGAATCATGTACAtgatatgttttctatacatcATTGTTTAGGACCTTATGGATGATGACATCTAGTGGTAAAGACAAATCCTTTAAATCTGGATCccaaacgggcagaggtttctgagttttccccagaaGGAGGTTTTAATCTCGGTTTTTCTTGACTAttcgaccacgtctgtaagctctATTTTTGTAAAGCATGTTGTTATCTagacatactttgctcatgttgcaagttTACGCTGTAAATACGTAATACCCGTGTCAGAACTATGTATGTATTAGCGACACACATTCTGGCcagtaactttaaaatattgcgTTAACTAcgactaaatatatatatatatttatatagtattttgaataaaagcgtGTTTAgggtttttgaaatattaaacccGGTGACTTACTTTTTCAATCAACATGACCCATTATCGAATATGATCTAGATGCTATAGAAAAGCATGAAAAAACAAAGATTCTTTCTGATGAAGGGACTTGCTCATATTTTGGAGCAAAAATTAGCTTTTCCGGTAAAGCATCTGGATACACTTATATTATAAGGCcacacaaaattaatgtttcgttcctcggattttcGCCAAACATAATTGGTGCGAGCGAGCGtgcgaaatgtttttataattttgtcagTTTCCATAAAACCTGAAGCGAGCAAAGagcgtttttttcttataatcaatataaataagaaagattgttcgaTATAATTGCCCTTTTACCCATATGATTGCAATCTTAAACTGAACCTCAACTGGGCAATGGAATATTGTTCGAATACATACTATTAATTCACACGGGTTTAGTAAACATTATATAGATAAACCAAATTTCTAACATAATTAAAGCATATTTTAAGTATGAcattcattcataataaaaaataaccctgcttttaagGAAAAAATAGAACGACATATATATCTACCTGATCACTTAAACATCATTTGCTGCATTTAGACATTTATCAGGGTTGATTTCGGCACAAGCAGCatcaaacatcaaacaatattAGTTTTGAATATCATAGTAAATGCAATTGCATGTACTTCTCAAATTGAAAAGAACATGGGTATCTTCAGAGTACTTTATGGTCAGGGAGTTGTTTTTATAATCGGCAGTGGTCGAAATGAACACAGGCCTGCAAGCcttgcactggtaaaatgtcttcagGGCTTGCTCATATTCAGATGTTTTATAGCAGAGCATGTATAAATTGATGCACAGCAATAtaataagaattcgggcttgtttatCCAAAAGTTTAATTCCAATAAATCCCAGATTATGCTGTaatagaaaacagaaattaaGGTTATAAACTAAATCTAGTCTTACCTACTTTTTGGTCTATCCGGACCAGTGTTAATATCAGtatttgtaaaaagatatttgttcgaAACTGTTGTTGTGTCAGAATATggtcaaaatgacattgaaacatcaatttgaacCAAACAATGAACCATGTTTATGTTAAGAGAAGCTGTCTTCTTCAACATTGACGTCATAAGGTAAAATTTTGGTAACTTGTCTTAtgacttaaatcaaatattacttaatttagtcattgttcatcattccGATTTACATCCAAAAAGAATCACTAATATAACGCAATATTATAGCTACCAGTATCagatacacatgttttattgcatCATTATTGATTCAATAAATGATACTTTAGTGCAAGAGACGATGAACAATGACTTCCAACATGgtcaatacacatttattgtcaaaaaaagattaaatttCCAAATTTCGAGCCACAGTGTTTATatcggaagccgccattttgattgaattttattaaaaccAATGCTAAAACGATCGAATACGGAATAAAACACCACGCATCCTTCCCTTTACAAAACACTTCAACTAGagaaaattataattgataccTTTTTTagccttaaaaaaaataggagcggtaaatcggAGGAACGGAACATCAATTTAGTGTGGCCTAAGattgttttattagaaaaaatacaatgaaagtataaCCAAATACTTGAGATAGTTGGGTGCGAACCTACGGCGGTAGAGGCAAGAAAGAATTACTAAACCGACGCCTGAACTACTAGGCTACAATGTCTCATACCAACCGTAGAtagattttgaccttttaacaatacattaataaCAAAACGTGATAACGTCAATCAATCAACCACGCTACATAGAATCGCTGAATCCCGCTAGTAACGGTACTCAGAATCGTGGTCTCAAAGACGATACTTGACacacattattttggaaaacaatattttacctcttgaaaagagcattttACAGACCATAAGCGGGTCTCATTAAGGAGCAGCGGTTATACTGCTCTAGACGTTGAAAGTTATGTTTCAAGGTATAAAATACTTTACAGAAAATAATGCCCACAGAACACAaccataattgtaaaattgtaaaacaactCTCTAATAGTATCAAAACAAACCAAAAGGAAGTTGCAAGCATAATATGTATAATAGTTGTTAAAATCAACTCAGACACTATCTTAATAGGACCCCGGTCAATTTACCTTGAAATAACTaccgaaaaaaagaaaacacatacaGCAGAACTATTCTTTATTAATGCCCTAGTTGTTTTCCATCTTAGAAAgaccttttttatttcattcatcaaTCTGCAtacttttatgtaaataatatcatatttaaaaatagacTTAGTAAATCGGAGTTTAGTAACGACACATATATCATTGTAGGTGAAACACTATTTgttggttttattttcattggagcTTCATTACCGTTACCGGCAGGTGTCGATGAGATATTCTGAGAATAGACGGAACGGTTAATCGCTTTAGCATATTATAAGAATGGCACTAAgacttgaataataattatcaaaggaTCTGCCTTTTGCTAAACGCCTACGTTACTTGGTACCATCGAAGATCAATCGGCTACGGCTAAGGTCAACCGCAAATGGCTAATTTAAGTACTGtccataaatatgtttaattaccTTGTTTACTAAAATCCTGTTAAAGGGGTTTGGTCTAGTTAATTTTGACGTCACTGAAACTATTGATTGACAACCTCCTTTCTGTGACGATAGCAAGTAAAATACTTTGGTTATTGTCACGTGAGATTAAATGTATCTCGTGATATCGTTAATCTATTAAGGGGAAATAGGAAACACCTCTGTGTGGTCAACTACAATTAAGGGCCGATTAGGGAGTATAAAACCTTATTTTGGGAGTTATATGAGAAGTCTACTTTAGTTAGGATACTGATAGTATACCTGGTTAAGATCTCAGAGTCAGCTTTGCTCTCGTTTAAtagaacaaaataatcataatcgacaattaagatattaatAATTGCTTACAATAAAACTT
The Mya arenaria isolate MELC-2E11 chromosome 12, ASM2691426v1 DNA segment above includes these coding regions:
- the LOC128210411 gene encoding TATA-binding protein-associated factor 2N-like is translated as MKVLAILALFCAIVACQAYPKKGYRGDYDDGDKGDYDDGYGGGYKCGYVGCYKGGDDDDYAGGYKGGDDHGYGGGYKGGYVGGYKGGDDDDYAGGYKGDDDHGYGGGYKGGYVGGYKGGDDDDYAGGYKGGYEHKYGGGYDGYDGGKYNEYDRGYGGGDDGGYGGGYRGGIGGYGGGHGGIGGDYGGYHAKKY